One genomic window of Maribacter aquivivus includes the following:
- a CDS encoding outer membrane beta-barrel family protein, giving the protein MIKNFYITLLFCLTFTLAFTQDFIINGVVIDDNQNPVVLANVILLTGEGEFIKGTVTNDQGFYEFKAVTSSTYNIVASYIANTVESSNISVTENIELKPLILQSAQELDEVVVTQKKPVLEQLADRHIFSIENTALSDGDIWDVLKRTPGVMVMNNRLYINGSPNVNVMINGKLVNLPESDIINLLTGSSASNVEAIEVITSPPAKYSAEGGLLINIKMKKNLVAGYNGAVFNRYTQGVLPKHTLGTDHFFKGKKIDFSTNYSFSHNRNWTRYTDITTYLENGLENEIWTAEQKIISKKKSHNINLFLDVQLNEKNTLSITSTSSLSPNGNTDYFSITDINTIDGDLTARLDGLNVLIDDTYNTSNYLDWVYKLNDKGAELATNVHFTYNDSKQNQVLNNNIVQGFTGNTSENTLNIGSDQIINLFSAQTDLSLPLTKQTVMETGFRVATINSEASIMQSGFDDSVNGISPTESGLFDYDEQIYAGYVSLNNNWESWKLNVGLRAEYTDTEGNLDMSASLNTTSYFKLFPNMALSYKKEKNAFYLKYYRRITRPRYSSINPFQFYLTANSLYEGNPNLKPAYSNYFQFDYVYDRDYKVVLFVNRKSNEQAQQIIQDNEANTLRTQFINLETNYFYGVDASVSKELTSYWYLYALVSHYRDKDSFIDLNTNSIVENSTWTTLIRANNYFTLLKDESLFANVTYTYLSPYISGNATFESFSKVGLSFRKTLWNKDASISLGIEDVFNNGNTFSTRNYLDQRNTTSTRLESRLFVLGFRYKFGNTKISDNSKRKNTEEGKRL; this is encoded by the coding sequence ATGATTAAGAATTTCTATATAACACTTCTGTTTTGTCTTACGTTTACCCTAGCGTTTACCCAAGATTTTATTATTAATGGTGTAGTAATAGATGACAATCAAAACCCTGTTGTTTTAGCGAATGTAATATTGTTAACCGGCGAGGGTGAATTCATAAAAGGAACGGTCACAAATGACCAAGGTTTTTACGAGTTTAAAGCTGTTACTTCTAGCACTTATAACATAGTTGCCAGTTACATAGCAAATACTGTAGAGAGCTCTAATATTTCAGTTACAGAAAACATTGAACTGAAACCCTTAATTCTTCAAAGCGCTCAAGAGTTAGATGAGGTTGTAGTCACTCAAAAAAAACCAGTATTAGAACAATTAGCAGACCGTCATATTTTTAGTATAGAAAACACCGCACTTTCAGATGGTGATATTTGGGATGTTCTAAAACGCACCCCCGGTGTTATGGTAATGAATAATCGTTTGTACATTAATGGCAGCCCTAATGTTAATGTGATGATTAATGGTAAACTAGTTAATTTACCAGAAAGCGATATTATTAACCTTCTTACCGGCAGCTCAGCCAGCAATGTAGAAGCTATTGAAGTAATTACGAGTCCGCCAGCTAAATACAGTGCCGAGGGCGGATTACTGATTAATATTAAAATGAAGAAAAACCTGGTTGCTGGGTATAATGGTGCCGTATTTAATAGATATACACAAGGGGTGTTACCAAAACATACGCTAGGAACAGACCATTTTTTTAAAGGAAAAAAGATAGATTTCTCTACCAACTATAGCTTTAGCCACAACAGAAACTGGACGAGATATACCGATATAACAACCTATTTAGAAAACGGACTAGAAAACGAAATTTGGACAGCCGAACAAAAAATAATTAGTAAAAAGAAAAGTCACAATATCAATCTCTTTTTAGATGTTCAATTAAATGAAAAGAATACCTTAAGTATAACTTCTACCTCTAGTTTATCGCCGAACGGAAATACAGATTATTTCTCAATTACAGATATCAATACTATCGATGGCGATTTAACTGCTAGACTTGACGGTCTTAACGTTCTAATAGATGATACATATAACACATCTAACTACCTAGATTGGGTGTATAAATTGAATGATAAAGGAGCAGAACTAGCAACCAATGTGCATTTTACCTATAATGACTCTAAGCAGAACCAGGTATTGAATAACAACATTGTACAAGGCTTTACAGGGAATACATCAGAAAACACATTGAATATTGGGTCTGATCAAATTATAAATCTTTTTAGTGCACAAACAGACCTTTCACTACCACTAACAAAACAAACGGTTATGGAAACAGGTTTTAGAGTGGCGACTATAAATTCTGAAGCGAGTATTATGCAATCTGGGTTTGATGATTCGGTAAACGGAATAAGCCCTACAGAATCTGGTTTGTTTGATTATGACGAACAAATTTATGCAGGCTATGTCAGTTTGAATAACAATTGGGAAAGTTGGAAATTAAATGTTGGACTTAGAGCAGAGTATACAGATACCGAAGGGAATTTAGACATGTCAGCTTCTTTGAATACAACTTCTTATTTTAAACTTTTTCCTAATATGGCACTTTCATATAAGAAAGAAAAGAATGCCTTTTATTTAAAATATTATCGAAGAATTACAAGACCAAGGTACAGCAGCATCAATCCATTTCAGTTCTATTTAACGGCAAATTCTCTCTATGAAGGTAACCCTAATTTAAAACCGGCGTATAGTAATTATTTTCAGTTTGACTATGTGTATGACCGCGATTATAAGGTAGTATTATTTGTTAATAGAAAATCTAATGAACAAGCGCAACAAATTATTCAAGACAACGAAGCCAATACATTAAGAACTCAATTTATAAATTTAGAAACTAATTATTTTTATGGCGTTGACGCAAGTGTGTCAAAAGAGCTTACATCGTATTGGTATCTATATGCTCTAGTTAGCCATTATCGAGACAAAGACAGCTTTATAGACTTGAATACCAATTCAATTGTAGAGAACTCCACTTGGACCACCTTAATTCGTGCCAACAACTACTTTACCCTTCTTAAAGATGAATCGCTCTTTGCCAATGTAACCTATACCTATTTATCACCATACATTAGTGGTAATGCAACATTCGAATCTTTTAGTAAAGTAGGGTTGTCATTTAGAAAAACTCTTTGGAATAAAGATGCAAGTATTTCTTTAGGTATTGAAGATGTTTTTAATAATGGAAATACATTTTCAACTAGAAATTATCTTGACCAACGAAACACAACGAGCACAAGGTTAGAAAGTCGATTGTTTGTTTTGGGCTTTAGATATAAGTTTGGCAACACTAAAATCAGCGATAATTCTAAGAGAAAGAATACAGAAGAGGGCAAGCGTTTATAA
- a CDS encoding outer membrane beta-barrel family protein, protein MKLLTVILLFCIGMSHFGYSQTFELKGEVKDQYQEPIAFASVFLLTVTDSTLVKGTSADENGTFLFSEVDEGLYFLKASYVSQVSNNLPLEILKDTKIGALIIEQEAEQLNEVTVTSNKPVVKREVDRIVFNVENTVISQNSSWDILRQTPGVIMMNDELKVRNQATTVYINNRKVQLSAEEVRSLLENYQGENIKSVEVIHNPPASYDAEGGSILNIVTSKNVSVGYKGNVNAGYTQGVFPKYNFGTSHFYKTKKLNVNASYNYTPKKEFKNTLSNTNFMDNTGITSVWDTDFDQIIRTNTHSAGVSVDYEFNDKNTLSLTSNAQYQPKKDADFFQETTIKNNVGVLDSIFTSNSFLSEQKHNVSGDLTFKHQFKDQGNLTINAHYTNFDLDRNQDVSSDYFQPSGSFLRDFNFSTIADQQIEIRTAQIDYTDYLGSVFFETGVKGSFIDSESRLDYFLQNNGTQFIPNLSDDYTYDESVYAGYFSLSKDWDKWSIKTGLRAEQTESTGVSVNVSSINDLSYFELFPSLYILHNINENHSLSFDYARKVQRPRYEDLNPFRTYSNERIFVEGNPNLIPSFIHNFNLNYTLNQEYYFDFYYRDNGRYISDLTFQNNTDFVLTDNFQNVLGSTSYGIDFTYGKSITNNWYLYSYMSFFHEEETFIASQSDAFSYTNELNGAYIDITNYITLSNDGSFKGELGIVYLTGWLEGSYIQEETTNLTVGLRKSFLNNRAVLSVSANDLLGKYNAYSSSQYLNQNNRYLAVEETQYVKFGFTYNFGNFRLEDNQRDIDKIERERLD, encoded by the coding sequence TTGAAACTACTAACAGTTATTTTACTCTTCTGCATAGGTATGTCCCATTTTGGGTATAGTCAAACCTTTGAATTAAAAGGTGAGGTTAAAGATCAATACCAAGAGCCCATCGCATTTGCTTCTGTGTTTTTGCTAACCGTTACAGATTCAACTTTGGTAAAAGGCACTTCTGCCGATGAAAATGGTACTTTTTTATTTTCTGAAGTTGATGAAGGACTTTATTTCTTAAAGGCATCATATGTTAGTCAAGTCTCTAATAATTTACCTCTTGAAATTTTAAAGGATACCAAAATTGGAGCCTTAATCATAGAACAGGAAGCTGAGCAATTAAACGAGGTGACTGTAACCAGTAACAAACCTGTAGTTAAAAGAGAAGTTGACCGTATTGTTTTCAATGTAGAAAACACGGTTATTTCTCAGAATAGTTCTTGGGACATTCTTCGTCAAACACCAGGAGTGATTATGATGAATGATGAACTGAAAGTAAGAAATCAAGCCACTACAGTTTATATCAATAACCGTAAAGTTCAATTATCTGCAGAAGAGGTTAGAAGTCTTTTAGAAAATTACCAGGGTGAGAATATAAAATCTGTTGAGGTTATTCATAATCCGCCAGCAAGTTATGATGCGGAGGGCGGGTCAATTTTAAATATCGTTACCAGTAAAAATGTATCTGTAGGGTATAAAGGCAATGTAAATGCTGGGTATACGCAAGGGGTGTTTCCCAAGTACAATTTTGGGACATCTCACTTTTATAAGACTAAAAAGTTAAATGTAAACGCAAGCTATAATTATACACCTAAAAAGGAATTTAAGAATACTTTGAGTAATACCAATTTTATGGATAATACCGGTATTACTTCTGTTTGGGATACAGATTTTGATCAAATAATACGCACTAATACCCATAGTGCTGGGGTGTCGGTAGATTATGAATTTAATGATAAGAACACGCTAAGCCTAACAAGCAACGCACAGTATCAACCAAAAAAGGATGCTGATTTTTTTCAGGAAACTACCATTAAAAACAATGTTGGGGTTTTAGATTCAATTTTTACATCAAACAGTTTTTTAAGCGAACAAAAGCATAATGTTTCGGGAGACCTTACTTTTAAACATCAGTTTAAAGACCAAGGAAATTTAACTATAAATGCACATTACACAAATTTTGATTTAGACCGAAATCAAGATGTAAGCTCAGATTATTTTCAACCTAGTGGCTCATTTCTACGCGATTTTAATTTCTCTACCATTGCCGATCAGCAGATAGAAATAAGGACCGCTCAAATAGATTATACTGATTATTTGGGCAGTGTATTTTTTGAAACAGGCGTAAAAGGTTCTTTTATTGATTCTGAAAGTAGATTGGATTATTTTTTACAGAACAACGGTACACAATTTATACCTAATTTATCTGATGACTATACCTATGACGAAAGCGTGTATGCGGGTTATTTTAGCCTTTCTAAAGACTGGGATAAATGGAGCATAAAAACAGGCTTACGTGCAGAACAAACAGAAAGCACAGGAGTATCGGTTAATGTATCAAGCATTAACGACCTTAGTTATTTTGAATTATTTCCTTCTTTATATATCCTTCATAATATTAATGAGAACCATAGTCTATCTTTTGATTATGCTAGAAAGGTTCAACGCCCTCGTTACGAAGATTTGAATCCGTTTAGAACATATAGTAATGAGCGTATTTTTGTAGAGGGCAATCCTAATTTGATACCAAGTTTTATTCATAATTTTAATTTAAACTATACGCTAAATCAAGAGTATTATTTTGATTTTTATTATCGAGACAATGGTAGGTATATTTCGGATCTTACTTTTCAAAACAACACTGATTTTGTATTAACCGATAATTTCCAAAATGTACTAGGAAGTACTTCTTACGGTATAGATTTTACTTATGGTAAGTCCATAACAAATAATTGGTATTTGTACAGTTATATGTCTTTTTTTCATGAAGAAGAAACTTTTATAGCTTCCCAAAGCGATGCATTTTCATACACCAATGAACTTAATGGTGCATATATTGATATTACTAACTATATAACTCTTTCTAATGACGGTAGCTTTAAGGGTGAGTTAGGTATTGTTTACCTTACCGGTTGGTTAGAAGGATCTTATATACAAGAGGAGACTACAAATTTAACCGTAGGATTAAGAAAATCATTTTTAAACAACAGAGCTGTATTAAGCGTAAGTGCAAATGATCTATTGGGTAAATATAACGCTTACAGTTCTTCTCAATACCTAAATCAAAACAATCGCTACTTGGCAGTCGAAGAAACCCAATATGTAAAGTTTGGCTTTACGTACAATTTTGGTAATTTCCGCTTAGAAGACAACCAACGTGATATAGATAAAATAGAACGCGAACGCCTTGATTAA
- the lepA gene encoding translation elongation factor 4 — MKNIRNFCIIAHIDHGKSTLADRLLEFTGSVTDREKKEQLLDSMDLERERGITIKSHAIQMEYTYKGEEYILNLIDTPGHVDFSYEVSRSIAACEGALLVVDAAQSIQAQTISNLYLALENDLEIIPVLNKVDLPSANPEEVTDDIVDLLGCKAEEVIPASAKTGIGIEEILSAIIERIPAPTGNPDEALQALVFDSVYNPFRGVETYFRVINGEIKKGQKIKFVATDKDYYADEVGTLKLTQEIKKSVKAGDVGYLITGIKDAREVKVGDTITDAANPTKNPIGGFEDVKPMVFAGIYPVDTDEFEELRASMEKLQLNDASLVFAPESSAALGFGFRCGFLGMLHMEIIQERLEREFNMTVITTVPNVSYHAFTRKNPDTPIVVNNPTDLPDPSSIDHVEEPYIKATIITKSDFVGNVMSLCIEKRGVITNQTYLTTERVELNFDMPLAEIVFDFYDRLKTVSKGYASFDYTPIGMRPSKLVRVDILLNAQPVDALSALLHADNAVNIGKKICAKLKELIPRQQFDIPIQAAIGAKIISRETTKALRKDVTAKCYGGDISRKRKLLEKQKKGKKRMRQVGNVEVPQEAFMAVLKLND; from the coding sequence ATGAAAAACATTAGAAATTTCTGCATTATTGCACATATTGACCATGGTAAAAGTACCCTGGCAGACAGACTGTTAGAGTTTACCGGTTCTGTTACCGATCGAGAGAAAAAGGAACAGTTGCTAGATAGTATGGATCTTGAAAGGGAGCGTGGTATCACTATAAAAAGTCATGCTATACAAATGGAATACACCTACAAGGGTGAAGAATATATTTTAAATCTAATTGATACACCTGGTCATGTAGATTTCTCATATGAGGTTTCTAGATCAATTGCTGCTTGTGAAGGTGCCCTATTGGTTGTAGATGCTGCACAAAGCATTCAGGCACAGACTATTTCTAATTTGTATTTAGCTTTAGAAAACGACCTTGAAATCATACCTGTTTTAAACAAGGTTGATTTACCAAGTGCCAACCCAGAAGAGGTTACCGATGATATTGTTGATCTTTTAGGCTGTAAAGCAGAGGAGGTAATACCTGCATCTGCAAAAACCGGTATTGGTATTGAAGAAATATTAAGCGCTATTATTGAACGTATTCCTGCCCCAACGGGTAACCCAGATGAAGCGTTGCAAGCTTTGGTTTTCGATTCTGTTTACAATCCTTTTAGAGGTGTTGAAACTTATTTTAGAGTTATAAACGGCGAAATTAAAAAGGGCCAAAAAATAAAATTTGTAGCAACTGATAAAGACTATTATGCCGATGAGGTTGGTACTTTGAAGTTGACACAAGAGATTAAAAAAAGTGTTAAGGCTGGTGATGTTGGTTATTTAATAACGGGCATAAAAGATGCGCGCGAAGTTAAAGTAGGTGATACCATAACTGATGCCGCTAACCCTACTAAGAATCCAATTGGCGGATTTGAAGACGTTAAACCAATGGTATTTGCAGGTATTTACCCTGTTGATACAGATGAGTTTGAAGAGTTACGTGCTTCAATGGAAAAATTGCAGTTAAATGACGCCTCTCTTGTATTTGCTCCAGAAAGTAGTGCTGCCCTAGGTTTCGGATTTAGATGTGGTTTCTTAGGAATGCTACACATGGAGATTATTCAAGAACGTCTAGAACGAGAGTTCAATATGACGGTAATTACTACGGTACCCAATGTTAGTTACCATGCATTTACCCGTAAAAATCCTGATACCCCAATTGTTGTAAACAACCCAACTGATTTACCTGACCCATCTAGTATTGATCATGTTGAAGAACCGTATATAAAAGCTACCATTATTACAAAGTCTGACTTTGTAGGTAACGTAATGTCTTTATGTATTGAAAAACGTGGCGTAATTACCAATCAAACGTATTTAACTACCGAGCGTGTTGAGCTTAATTTCGACATGCCTTTGGCAGAAATCGTTTTTGATTTTTATGACCGTTTAAAAACAGTTTCTAAAGGGTATGCCTCTTTCGATTACACTCCTATAGGTATGAGACCTTCTAAATTAGTACGTGTAGATATTTTGCTAAATGCACAGCCAGTAGATGCTCTTTCTGCTTTACTACATGCTGATAATGCCGTAAATATTGGTAAGAAGATTTGTGCCAAGCTAAAAGAACTGATACCAAGACAACAGTTTGATATTCCAATTCAGGCTGCCATTGGTGCCAAAATTATCTCTAGAGAGACTACTAAAGCTTTACGTAAAGATGTAACCGCCAAATGTTATGGTGGTGATATTTCTCGTAAACGTAAACTTCTTGAAAAACAAAAGAAAGGTAAAAAACGTATGCGTCAAGTAGGTAATGTTGAAGTGCCACAAGAAGCTTTCATGGCGGTATTGAAATTGAACGACTAA
- a CDS encoding LytR/AlgR family response regulator transcription factor codes for MTLLILEDEIPAYQKLLSHLKTFFDDEITSHWARSIVEGKTLLAANSYDLILSDIKLLDGISFDLFNEVEVTCPIIFCSAYDDYLFQAFNTNGIAYILKPYTNADFIKALEKYQSLFKQGEYDSKLSSDTFNALKLALQEDQNNYKKRFVIKRPNGIQLLNTSEISMIEASGDFCIAVDQEGKRHPISQTIGSLVQQLPPQKFFRINRSEIVHIEFIEQIESHFKNRLLITVKGCKEKAMTSTSTTSDFRKWLE; via the coding sequence ATGACACTTTTAATCTTAGAAGATGAAATACCTGCATACCAGAAATTGTTAAGTCATCTTAAAACATTTTTTGATGATGAAATAACAAGTCATTGGGCTAGGTCTATTGTAGAGGGCAAAACACTTTTGGCAGCAAATTCATACGACTTAATTTTGTCTGATATTAAGTTGCTTGATGGGATTTCTTTTGACTTGTTTAATGAGGTTGAAGTTACTTGCCCTATAATATTTTGCTCCGCTTATGATGATTATTTGTTCCAAGCATTTAATACTAATGGTATTGCCTATATCTTAAAACCATATACGAATGCAGATTTTATAAAAGCTTTAGAGAAATATCAATCGCTCTTCAAACAAGGGGAGTATGATAGTAAATTAAGCAGCGACACTTTTAATGCCTTAAAACTGGCATTACAAGAAGATCAAAATAATTATAAGAAACGATTTGTAATTAAGCGCCCCAATGGTATTCAGTTATTGAACACTTCAGAAATAAGTATGATTGAAGCCTCTGGCGATTTTTGTATTGCTGTTGACCAAGAGGGTAAAAGACACCCAATATCTCAAACTATAGGGAGTTTAGTGCAGCAATTACCACCACAAAAGTTCTTTAGAATCAACCGTAGCGAAATTGTACATATTGAGTTTATAGAGCAGATTGAAAGTCACTTTAAAAACCGATTACTTATAACGGTAAAGGGTTGTAAAGAAAAAGCAATGACCAGTACCTCTACCACTTCCGATTTTAGAAAGTGGTTAGAGTAA
- a CDS encoding sensor histidine kinase yields MNTKLNRSDFILLGIIIGVTSLFNVWQYYVYGNDPLEFIVDIPTYIVMAFIAIGLFMYWLLPNFLLKKTNYFLLISLAIIILTVTGFIENLAGYWSCENDCRTYPIWHRALLDGLFSGADNVGIPLGILLTKKFYESQTQVVEIQKQQKENELKLLRSQLDPHFLFNNLNTLDALIDSDTDKAKEYINRLSLIYRYLIQTKDAEVMELSKEMNLAENYIFLIQTRFGDDYDFHVNKNIDFSNKFLPTGAVQALLENVVKHNKVNGENKVHVVIDIDEDRLTVMNLKSNLTETKDSLGTGLLNLTARYRLLSKELPAIEESETEYKISIPIIKLSN; encoded by the coding sequence ATGAACACTAAACTAAATAGGTCAGACTTTATATTGCTAGGTATTATTATTGGTGTAACATCACTTTTTAATGTTTGGCAATATTATGTTTATGGTAATGATCCGTTAGAATTCATAGTTGATATTCCAACATATATAGTAATGGCATTTATTGCCATTGGTTTGTTTATGTATTGGTTGTTGCCAAATTTCTTATTGAAGAAAACGAACTACTTTTTATTGATAAGCTTAGCAATTATAATATTGACCGTTACTGGTTTCATTGAGAATCTTGCAGGGTATTGGTCATGTGAAAATGATTGCAGAACTTATCCTATTTGGCACAGAGCATTACTAGATGGTCTTTTTTCTGGTGCAGATAATGTTGGTATTCCCTTGGGAATATTATTAACGAAGAAGTTTTATGAAAGCCAAACGCAAGTCGTGGAAATTCAAAAGCAGCAAAAAGAGAATGAACTAAAACTTTTACGTTCACAATTAGATCCTCATTTTCTTTTTAATAACCTCAACACATTAGATGCCTTAATAGATAGTGATACGGATAAGGCAAAAGAATATATAAATCGTCTTTCATTAATTTATCGCTATTTAATACAGACAAAAGATGCTGAGGTAATGGAGCTATCTAAAGAAATGAATTTGGCAGAGAATTATATCTTCCTGATTCAAACTCGGTTCGGCGATGATTATGATTTTCATGTGAATAAGAATATTGATTTTTCGAACAAATTTTTACCAACAGGCGCTGTACAGGCATTGTTAGAAAATGTGGTAAAGCACAATAAGGTAAATGGTGAAAACAAAGTACATGTGGTCATAGATATTGATGAAGATAGGTTAACTGTTATGAATCTAAAATCAAATCTTACGGAAACTAAAGACAGTTTAGGCACGGGGCTTTTAAACCTAACAGCTCGATACCGGTTACTTTCTAAAGAGTTACCTGCAATAGAGGAAAGTGAAACGGAGTACAAAATTTCAATTCCGATAATTAAACTAAGCAACTAA
- a CDS encoding outer membrane beta-barrel protein: MKLKSTILLVALFITAVTIAQNTITGTISDPLKTPLPYANIILYEVGEEKAITGVISNEIGAYLFENIANGTYVIEASVLGFETKKSDEFQLPQSELIVNFTLNEETQNLDEVVVKSRRPQIKQTAEKLIVDLENSDMVNTNLQDVVKKVPGIIMTNGNVSYAGQGNIRILINGKTTDYMDTASLLRDLPADNISKVELIQQPGSEYDAEGSGPILNIILKNNVKLGTHGNVKQMVGYENRFEYATSASVASYKNKLNWQLSAGYRKSTSRDDLTLSRKVLDETYKQTSKSAFDPIIANLGAGVDYYLTDKHSIGINGRMVNSDSDRVSNNNTTISSTSSDITLLTDNSFDRNRSIYTVNPYYEFKDDKNKLVLDYNFVDYSYDNENNLYQVGTSTLPFNNRRYFQDASYKINTYKIDFKRTVNENFSWNAGTKFSDVKSDSDLQSLTEDDEGVFQFLPAESNRFLVDETILAFYSKMNIKVDKWTFSGGLRWEESDTQGTATTTDETRTRKISKLFPSASVSRKITNEISANLAYSYRIQRPSYSSLNSFVYFYDPFTFEEGNPNLKPAFTNSYQFNLTYDNQPFFNINYRETADQLFEIINQNDASAETSRTMINLAENKNWSFSFFAPLDFIENIDGYVGVQANHNEYTSENLEPMLDLSKWSFTGFAGAEYELPWEINSEVSTYYTSGGLEGIIEYDWLAGIDIVFSKSFLDDKLKVSLELEELIQRPFNGVVKYDNVDATVVSNWARNNVFLQLNYNFGSKFGKNNKRENSSKDEQNRIKQDN, encoded by the coding sequence ATGAAACTAAAATCAACAATTCTATTAGTTGCGCTATTCATCACAGCAGTTACTATCGCTCAAAACACTATAACGGGTACTATCAGTGATCCATTAAAAACGCCGTTACCTTATGCTAATATTATTCTTTATGAGGTAGGTGAAGAAAAAGCTATAACCGGGGTAATTAGTAATGAAATTGGTGCTTACTTATTTGAAAATATTGCAAATGGCACTTATGTGATAGAGGCATCTGTTCTTGGATTTGAAACTAAAAAATCAGATGAATTTCAACTACCTCAATCAGAATTAATAGTAAATTTTACGTTGAACGAAGAAACACAAAACTTAGATGAAGTCGTTGTAAAAAGTAGACGACCACAAATTAAGCAAACTGCAGAAAAGCTAATAGTTGATCTTGAAAATTCAGATATGGTGAACACCAATCTTCAAGACGTGGTAAAAAAAGTACCGGGTATAATAATGACCAACGGTAATGTAAGTTATGCAGGTCAAGGCAATATTAGAATACTCATTAACGGCAAGACTACTGATTATATGGATACGGCAAGTTTACTGAGAGATTTACCGGCAGACAACATTTCTAAGGTAGAGTTAATACAACAACCAGGTTCTGAGTATGACGCGGAAGGTTCTGGACCAATTCTAAACATCATTTTAAAGAATAATGTAAAACTAGGTACGCACGGTAATGTAAAACAAATGGTGGGTTACGAGAATAGATTTGAGTATGCTACCAGTGCTTCCGTAGCCAGCTATAAAAACAAACTTAATTGGCAACTAAGCGCAGGGTATAGAAAATCAACTTCAAGAGATGATTTAACATTGTCACGTAAGGTCTTAGATGAAACGTATAAACAAACTTCAAAATCTGCTTTTGACCCCATAATTGCGAATCTTGGTGCAGGTGTGGATTACTACTTAACAGACAAACATTCTATTGGTATTAATGGTAGAATGGTAAATAGTGATTCTGACCGAGTATCTAATAACAACACAACCATATCAAGTACCTCATCAGACATTACATTACTTACAGATAATAGTTTTGATAGAAATAGAAGCATCTATACAGTTAATCCGTACTATGAGTTCAAAGATGACAAGAATAAATTAGTGCTAGATTATAATTTTGTGGACTATAGCTATGACAACGAAAATAACTTATATCAAGTAGGGACCTCCACATTACCGTTTAATAATAGGCGTTATTTTCAAGATGCTTCTTATAAGATTAATACCTATAAAATCGATTTTAAGCGAACTGTAAATGAGAATTTTTCATGGAATGCGGGCACTAAGTTTTCTGATGTAAAATCAGACAGTGACTTACAATCGTTAACGGAAGATGATGAGGGTGTTTTTCAGTTTCTACCGGCAGAAAGTAATCGGTTTTTGGTAGATGAAACTATTCTTGCATTTTACTCTAAAATGAACATAAAGGTTGATAAATGGACCTTCTCTGGTGGATTACGTTGGGAAGAAAGTGATACCCAAGGTACAGCAACAACTACAGACGAGACAAGAACTAGAAAAATATCAAAGCTGTTTCCAAGCGCAAGTGTCAGCAGAAAAATTACAAATGAAATTAGCGCAAATTTAGCGTACAGTTATCGTATTCAGCGACCTTCTTACAGCTCACTTAATTCTTTTGTGTATTTCTACGACCCATTTACTTTTGAAGAAGGAAACCCTAATTTAAAACCTGCGTTTACAAATAGTTATCAGTTTAATTTGACTTATGACAACCAACCATTTTTCAATATTAACTACAGAGAAACGGCAGATCAATTATTTGAAATCATCAATCAGAACGATGCTTCGGCAGAAACCTCTAGAACCATGATTAATTTGGCTGAAAACAAAAACTGGAGTTTTAGTTTTTTTGCACCATTAGATTTTATAGAGAATATAGATGGCTATGTAGGCGTTCAAGCGAATCATAATGAATATACCTCTGAGAATTTAGAACCGATGTTAGACTTGTCTAAATGGAGCTTTACGGGTTTTGCAGGAGCTGAATATGAGTTGCCATGGGAAATCAACTCTGAAGTATCTACATACTATACTTCTGGCGGGCTAGAGGGCATTATCGAATATGATTGGTTGGCCGGTATTGATATTGTTTTTAGCAAAAGCTTTCTTGATGATAAATTAAAAGTAAGTTTAGAGTTAGAAGAGTTAATTCAAAGACCTTTTAATGGGGTTGTAAAGTATGATAATGTGGATGCAACGGTGGTTTCAAATTGGGCAAGAAACAACGTATTTTTACAATTGAACTATAATTTTGGTTCTAAATTCGGAAAAAACAATAAGCGAGAGAACTCTTCAAAGGACGAACAAAACCGTATTAAACAAGATAATTAA